The Ananas comosus cultivar F153 linkage group 4, ASM154086v1, whole genome shotgun sequence region ctgtagacttagtgggtgagccgtggAGGTCgatagcggtacccactgaggactacttctttttgcagtagttctcacgcccagttttGGATCTTTTGCGGACCTTCGGTTGCGGCTGCTGCTATTACTgattctgatcgtggaaagggtgttacgagttagagcccttccttATGAGTTGCTGAgttagaggagtaccagctacaggtagttgtagtttttggttatTTACATAGTTATGCTAGTTCCTcactggagcgagtgtttttgtactaggatattatgtatgtactgaaccgatgttatttatatatgcttttccttttagcagctctatactactagtgtagtattgtatgtttacaagtacaactatcgcttcgtatacaggagaattttctttgtatacggcgagtCTGTTCGCGTGTCCGGAGAaatgagtaatccggggcgtgacacaacttctaaaaatttagcaaaaaaattattatttgcaaatagtaaattttttttgccaaacagcttataaaattattttagaaaattaatttttatgctAGGCTCAGCCAAATGGTCTatagcttttaaccaaaataattatacaaataaatatCAATTCTACATAAACTATTTTTTCAGAATTAAGGCCAAACAACCCCTTAATCCACACTATTACCACCACTAATTCCTACTTCCTAGTAATCCAAGcgtccaaaaattaaaattagcatACTTTCAAAAACATTTCAACTCACTTCTATATAAGAGTGAGGTAGAATGCTTCTCGAAGTAGCTACTTCCATCTTTTGAGCCGTTGGATCTGTACTGTTAACATCACTAATGCCTAAACCCTCCTTATCCAAGGGCCCTATATATTGGAAATTGATTTTTCCTGGTTTCACTTTTGAGGATTAATTTCAATTGTGCCACTCAAAAGTAGACCTATCTGTGCATGTACcttctaaaaatttgaaactcaGCTATACACTTGTGaaggatatatatattgctTCCATAATGCCTTTCCGAAGGACCAATTAGGAAAGGAAAATGGTATTTGTGCACATTATTATAGGGAGTATATGTTATAATCCTTCGATTTCAGGGTttggaaaatttcaaaaacttcttactatttaaaaatatgtaatatgACAAATAAGAACATATACACTATATAAGACTAGAGTGTAAAGTTCACACACTAACCTAGGGTGTATAGATAGTATTGctctttcaagaaaaaaattactTGTACGTCTGCAAAAGGGATGTATAGTGTACACTTCATTCATGTAAGATAGAATGATTTTTACTAGTAACATCAATATGACTAATGAAAAACTCTCCACCCTAAGATGAGTGTATTTTTAGCATTGCTCAAATTTCATATGGAAAAGTTCTACATACCTGAAAGAAAATTACATCCGGGGAATGCTTTTCTACAAGActgccaattttttttatcctttcttGCAAATTCTTCCCTTCTTGTTTCCAAACATTATAAGTCATGAATGTTATGATTCTTGGAGCACTCTTCTGGTAATTTTTCACTGCCAAAATAAAACTCAATTATATCATTCTAAAATAATAACGACAAAAATGTATGGAAATGATCTGGACTATGATCCATTTTAGTCCAACTATCTAATctttagaaaatttaattttgttaagtaattctttaatttatttaatttgaatcatttAATAATTCTtacactttaaaatttgaatgtattattctttttttaaaagttttcgtTCTAAATAGTTAAGAGGATATTTTTAAgatttcaattgatttgaattattttacactattaagGCCTTGCTTGGATGCGGTACTATAAAATAGAGTATGATGagttcaggtttttttttttaaaaaaataataaaaaataaagcacactaaaaattaaaatatagtacTTAAAATCTAATCAACCaaacctgaaaaaaaaaatcctctattTTCTATGCCATCCCCTTCTTTTTCTATGCCACCCCCTTCTTTTTCTATGCCATCCCACTCCGTCATGCCGCTATCTCGACTGCTGCCGCCGACTCCTCCTCCTATGCCATCCTCTTCTGTTGTGTCGCCAATATCGTCACCTCCGCTGCCCCTACTGTATCCCCCACCTATGCCACGCCCCTCGCCACCTGCTCAAAttgaactaattaattttattattgaacaatatttattaatttttttattaatttgtgtccttattaattttgtttattttaatttctgctTGTTACTTTTTATTGATAATATAATAGagtatatatatcatttaaattttgattagtaTTTTGAcctctatttattaatttttaattagtactTATTACTAATTAAATTGAGTGTATTTTTAATTCACTTCgattttgatttatatttgttaattttaattactattttgattagtaatattttgattacaaataaaaTAGAGTTTAAGTATAGTTCAATTTGATTtagtttactttataattttggtctctgtttatttgaaaattttatattttcaataataattttatcaaatttgacaaAAATATTGTGGAATTCTGCAAATAAAATAGCATATGAATTTTTATAGGATTTCATGAAATTACTGAATTCAATAAACTCTATAGCattttttagctcattttttaGCTATGTATGGAAACAgggccaacaaaaaaaaaaaaaacatcctaTATAGActgcttaattattatttttaacccatttaaatattaaataaatgatgTTAAGAAATTAtgttttagattatatttaattatattaatcgtcaaaaaaaaaaaaaaaaaatctaatttatacaaatttgtaagaaaatcataaaaaatttcaatcttaatttttataaagataattttaaataaaattagataagattatatattaaatatcaCTATATGAGTCCTTACCCAAATCTCTctcatgtttctttttttcttttttttttttgcttttttagttataaaaaaatactaattgtcttaaataaaattatcaCGTGTCAATAACTCAGCTAGCTATTTGGCAAAATTATCTTCTAttctttaaatatatttatataaaaagtaTGCTTATAGGTTCTCCtacacaatttaaaattttaaattaatttaaatttaaagataaaataaataaaagaaaattttgcttatttattcctgattactattaaaatttttaaatttattctaaaattaccaaaaataTTCGTCTAAACTCCAAATCAGTAAACTAGGATATATTTggaatatttgaagaaatttttaaaaatcaataaggATATTATGTTCAATCAGgtatattttcatataatttttactaattttcaatcaaattaggttattataattataaaaaattaaataattaatccAAATTCACGGatagcattttttatttttgaaatatattattattattttttaatgcaaaGCGTATTACACGGTGCCTGGGTATCCACCGTAAGTTTTTCCTCGTTTGAACCTCGCCATTAACGTTAAGGCTATGCCATCCTAAGGTGCTGCTAAATGGAAGGATCTTATCAACGTCCATGAATGAGAAATCATAGATCGAACTGCCGAATTGGAAAAATTCGGTGCTGTCATGAAATATTACCAAGCTGATAGAAACGATCCTCAGCAACAGTCAAAGCTGCTATGTCTTTTCGTCCACCACCAAATATTTCTTCCACTCCTATCGTGCCGGCCGTGCCGAGCATGTCACGGCGGTGGCGATCATCCTCGATCGGATGCTCCGATCTCAGAGAATTTGCGGAGCTGCAGGCGCCGCACACCATCAGGACAGCCCTGGCCACCGCCGTGCCGACCTTCACGGCCGCTCTGACAGCCACCGACGACGAAGCCGCATCGTTTTCTTCTTCGGATTTACTGCTCCGAGCGACACCACGCCGGCCGTCGGCTCCGGCCGGGAGCTGGGAAGAGCTCGCAGAAttgcccatctctctctctctctctctctctctctctcttctcaccTGGATATATATAGCTCtggcttttattttttctctttgagaAAAGCTCCGCAATTAAGCAACAAGAGAACTGAACTATATACACACAGGCGTACTACTTGAGCACGAAGCAATAGTCAAAGCTAGCTTAATTTGGTTCTTATTCTTCGCTTTTGAGAAAAGCTTCCCAAGAGAACTTAACCATATAAACATGGGGGTGTATACTTAAGCATGAAGCAAGAGTATACCATTTTACACTACAAGAATTAGTGATTTTATAAACCATGTTTTAATGATGGGAGTCAAATTTGGTTGTTAAAAACGTACAAATAAGTGGTTCGCGCGCGTTGAGATAAATTAACTGAATTTTTAACGATCATTATAATTTTGACCTGTCTTATGTGAGGTTGATCCCTTCGTTATTGGTACAGATttagcgctttttttttttggtttaccgcgctgaattttttggccacccacacacacacacgcaaaCTCCTTTATGTTGATTAACAGAGTAACCCactcctccttttctctctctttctctctctcttccaaaCCTTTGTGcctcttcatcttcctcattcTCTCCCTTTCCCAACTCCGCAGGCAATCCCCACCCTACAGGAAACCGCAACCTACAGGAACCCAGCGCAGGCACGCTCTACTCGTGGAGGATTTATCCGCTTCTACTGTCAAGCAGCACCTCAGCCCCACTACCCCGCGATGCTCCTCTAACCCCGCATCCTCCcccgcttcttcttcttcttctccgcccTCCCCTCCCCATctccctcctccctcttcttcctccttccccCTACCAAACCCcgcctcttctccctcctcaccaCCAAATCCCACGTCGctctctcctccccctctctcGAAACCCTAGATTCCACCCCCGCGCCGCTCGAGGACGATCCCTTACCGATCCGGATCCCCTTCGACAAGCTCTTCATTCCCCCGGAGGTCGACCTTCccctcggcggcgccgccgcccccgcctccgccgcggctGCTGCGAGCGGGAGGGTGCTCAAGGGGTCCAACATCGTGCTCGGCCCCTACGCTAAGGATGCTCAGGTTGTCACACTCATTGTGCCAACatcttgcaattgactcctATTGTGACTCGGATTGGGCTGGTTGCCCAATCCGCGGCGCTCCGTCACCGGATATTTGTCATGCTTAGTGGTTGTCCTATCTCGTGGAGACCAAGAAGAGACCGTTGTGTCTAGGTCATCAGCAGAAGCGGAGTACATGTCTATGGCAGCTGCACCAGTGAACTATTATGGTTGCGTAGCCTTTTGCAGTCTCTCGGAATCGATTATTGCTCAGCCTATGCAGCTCTTTTGTTGATAATACAGGCCGCACTCCATATCGCCGATAATCCCGTCTTTCATGAGAGTAACGAGCCACATCGAACTGGATTGTCTATTCATACGAGATCCCTAAAACTCTGGCGACATCGTCACAGTTACGTACCAACAAACTCCAGTTGGCTGATGTCTTTTACAAAGGCCCTTGGACGGACGGTTCCGATTCTTACTCGGTAAGTTGGCGTGATTGACATCCACGCGCCAAACTTGAGGGGGAGTATTAGAGATTTGGAATAGGAGAAATAAGAATGTTAGGTGTAGTTTGAGGAATCTTAGATTTGTACTTTATTTTGCTCCTTGTACAtatcggatatatatatatattgttacttaatcataaataaatagaaatatagAGAAAGATAGCCATTTTATCAATTtcatatattcttttaaaagtaaatattaattaaaaatatgaattaattataatttgaatttgtgATATATTCTCTCCCCNNNNNNNNNNNNNNNNNNNNNNNNNNNNNNNNNNNNNNNNNNNNNNNNNNNNNNNNNNNNNNNNNNNNNNNNNNNNNNNNNNNNNNNNNNNNNNNNNNNNNNNNNNNNNNNNNNNNNNNNNNNNNNNNNNNNNNNNNNNNNNNNNNNNNNNNNNNNNNNNNNNNNNNNNNNNNNNNNNNNNNNNNNNNNNNNNNNNNNNNNNNNNNNNNNNNNNNNNNNNNNNNNNNNNNNNNNNNNNNNNNNNNNNNNNNNNNNNNNNNNNNNNNNNNNNNNNNNNNNNNNNNNNNNNNNNNNNNNNNNNNNNNNNNNNNNNNNNNNNNNNNNNNNNNNNNNNNNNNNNNNNNNNNNNNNNNNNNNNNNNNNNNNNNNNNNNNNNNNNNNNNNNNNNNNNNNNNNNNNNNNNNNNNNNNNNNNNNNNNNNNNNNNNNNNNNNNNNNNNNNNNNNNNNNNNNNNNNNNNNNNNNNNNNNNNNNNNNNNNNNNNNNNNNNNNNNNNNNNNNNNNNNNNNNNNNNNNNNNNNNNNNNNNNNNNNNNNNNNNNNNNNNNNNNNNNNNNNNNNNNNNNNNNNNNNNNNNNNNNNNNNNNNNNNNNNNNNNNNNNNNNNNNNNNNNNNNNNNNNNNNNNNNNNNNNNNNNNNNNNNNNNNNNNNNNNNNNNNNNNNNNNNNNNNNNNNNNNNNNNNNNNNNNNNNNNNNNNNNNNNNNNNNNNNNNNNNNNNNNNNNNNNNNNNNNNNNNNNNNNNNNNNNNNNNNNNNNNNNNNNNNNNNNNNNNNNNNNNNNNNNNNNNNNNNNNNNNNNNNNNNNNNNNNNNNNNNNNNNNNNNNNNNNNNNNNNNNNNNNNNNNNNNNNNNNNNNNNNNNNNNNNNNNNNNNNNNNNNNNNNNNNNNNNNNNNNNNNNNNNNNNNNNNNNNNNNNNNNNNNNNNNNNNNNNNNNNNNNNNNNNNNNNNNNNNNNNNNNNNNNNNNNNNNNNNNNNNNNNNNNNNNNNNNNNNNNNNNNNNNNNNNNNNNNNNNNNNNNNNNNNNNNNNNNNNNNNNNNNNNNNNNNNNNNNNNNNNNNNNNNNNNNNNNNNNNNNNNNNNNNNNNNNNNNNNNNNNNNNNNNNNNNNNNNNNNNNNNNNNNNNNNNNNNNNNNNNNNNNNNNNNNNNNNNNNNNNNNNNNNNNNNNNNNNNNNNNNNNNNNNNNNNNNNNNNNNNNNNNNNNNNNNNNNNNNNNNNNNNNNNNNNNNNNNNNNNNNNNNNNNNNNNNNNNNNNNNNNNNNNNNNNNNNNNNNNNNNNNNNNNNNNNNNNNNNNNNAGTAAGATTCCCTGTCCCGGACTTTGCTTGAGGTATCGAAGGACTCGCATCGCTGCATCCCAGTGTAACGTGCGGGGGTCTTGCATGAACTGAGACAGGATATGAACTGAGTAGCAGAGTTCCGGTCGCGTGATGGTCAAATAAATTAAACGACCCACCAGGCGTCGATATTGTCCTGGATCTAATATGGGATCACCAGAGTCTATCGATAAACGATGCTGTTGTTCCATAGGGAACGGTGATGGCCTAGCTCCGAGCATGCCACATTCAGTTAATATGTCCAATGTATATTTGCGCTGCGATAAAAATAATCCTGATGGGCTACGAGCGATCTCAATGCCGAGAAAATATTTCAGAGGGCCGAGATCCTTGATATGAAACCGGGTGGCCAAATAAGTTTTGAAACTCTGACATTGACTTGAATCATTGCATGCTAATATTAAGTCATCTACATAAACCAAAATGACCATGAAAGTGGTGTCCTTATTATATGTGAATAAGGAATGGTCGGCCTTTGACTGAATGAATCCATAATCATGCAGGGCAGAAGTGAGTTTCGCAAACCAGTTTCTAGGAGCTTGGCGAAGACCATAGAGTGACTTTCGAAGACGGCAAGCTTTGCCACGCCCCGTGACATGAAAGCCCGATGGAATACTCATGTATACTTCCTCTTCGAGGTCACCATGTAGAAATGCATTATGTACGTCCATTTGATGAAGTTCccactttttaaaaatagaaacagTCAGAAGGCAGCGTACGCTCACCAATTTAGCAACTGGTGCGAATGTCTCATGAAAGTCGAGTCCCTCGATCTGAGCGAACCCCTTTGTGACGAGACGAGCCTTATAACGCTCCACACTGCCGTCGGCCCTACGCTTCCCCTTGTATACCCATTTGCAACCGATGGGTTTCTTATTTGGTGGTAGATCTTCCACGGTCCACGTACCGTTGTGTTCGAGAGCCTTTATCTCTTGGGCCATAGCGTCTCGCCATCTAGGATCTTTCATCGCCTGAGAGTAATTTCTAGGCTCGATATCTTCATCAAGAGTAGCTACAAATGCTTTATGAGATTGAGATCAGTTATCatggtaaataaaattttctatggGATGGACCGTACCTGAAGTCACCGTGGAGCGGAGTGGCATGCAGGAGGGGTCTTTGGGTTCGATGGCATGGCACACAGTCTCGTAGGTGAGTTGGTATTTTGCGCATCGTTCTAGGTCGTGTGGTTTGGATTTCTGTCAAATCCAACCCACTATAGGCTTCAGGTTCACTCCCCCTGTCCGGTGTAATTTCTTCGTGGCTGGGCTCCTGCATTTCTGGGTCTGGTTCGAACTGGGATTGCAAGCTGTTGGGCTCCTCACCGAGTTCATTTGTACTGGACCTGACTGGAGGAACTAGGCATGGCTGAGCTGCCGGCCCGTCTATAGAGATCGGGTTGACTGCATCGGCTTCCTCAAATACCAATGGCACAACCGGTTGGCTTTCATTGTCAGCCTCAAATCCTGCGAATTTTCCTTTATTGAAAACTACATCTCTTGAAACAAAAACTTCTTGTGTGTCAAGATCATATAGTTTCCATCCTTTTTGAGCCTGGGGATAACCAATAAAGATACACTTTCGAGCCCTTTCATGAAATTTATCATGGACCCGCGGCTTCCAATAAGCAAAACATATGGATCCAAAAATCCGAATATGATCATAATTCGGTTTTTGCCCAAATAGTACCTCGTAAGGTGTCTTCCCGGATAACAGTCGTGTCGGAGTGTAATTGATGAGATAAACGGCAGTTAAAACACACTCGCCCCAAAACTTAACAGGTAGTCCCGCTTCGAAGCGCAAGGCTCTCGCTACATTGAGTATATGCCGATGCTTACGTTCCACTCTCccattttgttgaggagtgTAGATGCATGAGGTTTGGTGTATTATCCCCATATCAGAGTAAAATTGTCGTATTGGACCTGAAACAAATTCCCGACCATTATCTGATCTAATTACTTTAATTATGCGCCCAAATTGAGTTTTTACCATATTATAGAACTTTATTAACAGCCCGCAAATTTCAGATTTCTCTTTCATTAAAAATGCCCAGGTCCCTCGGCTGTGATCATCAACTATGGTTAGAAAATATTTCGCGCCTGATAAAGAAGCCGTATTATAAGGTCCCCATAAATCGCAATGGATCAAATCAAAACAACCAATAGCTTTATTTTCACTAACATCAAATGGTGCTCTAGTTTGTTTCGAGCGCAAACATACTCTAAAAGCTGTtggagaacggtgtttaaacatttttatatttaacactccccctcacgtctgggcttgagactttttaatcggcccatgacgtgggcttgaattaaatgggaggaaattaatatgctaggagcctggcatgactcgaactcaggacctcctgctctgataccatgtgaaacaaccgttgtactctaaaagcttaagctgttggagaacggtgtttaaacatttttatatttaacagtcaGCACCTTTATTAATTCTCCATTAAActatatagaaaaaacttcaaatccCGCCTGCCGTGgcttatcgaatatttactttagtactacgtggtttaccaaatttttattttagtatattgtgattttaactttttcactggatattaaaatgatatatactttaaaccacaagatattaaaatatattttttttgtgtttcaacAATATTGCAAAGGAATAGTAGAGATGCCGCTTGTTTTCTTTTACATTCGTATTCATAGTGTTcattttattacaataataatattgaatttGAGACGCCTTAATCGAAAAAGCGACGTGATCATATTTGCCAATAACTGATCTCATGATTTTTTCAGCAATTAATTTGTCTACCCTATATTCTCCATTCATCCGTATTTGATTTGATACGGATACTAACCGACTAAAAATAGTCGTTAATTGATTTACCTTCATTCAGTTGTAAAGTTTCAAATTCACCTTTAAAAGTTTGGATTCgtacctttttttctttatctgcACCTCAGTAATTTCTCTCGAGCATGTCTTAGGCCTTTTTCGCTGTCTTGACATTCGATAATCTCTCTCAAATATAATTTCATCCACTGCCTAATATAGAAAGAATAGtgcatttttatctttctttcgaCAATTTTTGAGCGCCTCTTTCTTTGTAGCAATGAGCGTTTCGAACTCACCGTCGATAACATCTTTGAAGCCATCCTTCACAATATTCCATAACTCCTTAGATGAGAATAAATATTAGATCTGGATACTTCAGTAATTGAAATTCTTTTTTGTAAACTTCGGAAGCTGTGGTTGAATCATCCCGTTTAGGGCCATGATCAACCATCGATGTTGATGTCGATGGAGAGCACGATACCGGCATGCTCTACGTCCTCGATAACGAAGCTGATGATCTTTTCTTCGTTGTAAGGCTTCTTTAACTTGATTCTTATACCACTTGTAGGAAGGAGAAGAGTATCACAGTGAATTAAACTAAGAACTTTAATTAAGTATTTTTGGACTAAATTTTAGTGCTGCATTATTTTCCACACATTATGTATAGACATAAAGAAAAAATTCTAATAGCAATAATTGaacaagatttaaacttatcttttatatacaataaaatattaagagataaatctgataaaaataaatctaaatttatcaaaaatattggGTTACATATCAACCTTAtagacttaattaattagaagatGAGAATTTGTACTGCAGTTGACGAAAATACTTAATTGGTTTGGACTAGAACGCTATAATTTATCAGATGTGCAAAATGCTTTCCATACAGGTATGAAACAGCAATTAATGCAGTCCACATAGggagtgtttggttcgaagtcggagtcggaatcggaatcggaatcaaaataagctggaatcggaatcggaataactcattacctaattatgtttggttcatcacctgaatcgaaattggaataaatcatttccattatccgtgtttggttcaggtggatataaaaaacgtaatcaaattaatatactaacattatNCGAGCGGGAGGGTGCTCAAGGGGTCCAACATCGTGCTCGGCCCCTACGCTAAGGATGCTCAGGTTGTCACCGCCGAGTTCGTGAAGAGTAGTGTGAGGACCGAGGATTGCCCTGCCGACGGCCTCCCCGAGTTCGCCCTCATCGGCCGATCCAACGTCGGCAAATCCTCCCTCCTCAATTCCCTCGTCCGCCGCAAGCGCCTCACCCTCACCT contains the following coding sequences:
- the LOC109708656 gene encoding tyrosyl-DNA phosphodiesterase 2-like isoform X1, giving the protein MGNSASSSQLPAGADGRRGVARSSKSEEENDAASSSVAVRAAVKVGTAVARAVLMVCGACSSANSLRSEHPIEDDRHRRDMLGTAGTIGVEEIFGGGRKDIAALTVAEDRFYQLGGEGRGIGGGYSRGSGGDDIGDTTEEDGIGGGVGGSSRDSGMTEWDGIEKEGGGIEKEGDGIENRGFFFSVKNYQKSAPRIITFMTYNVWKQEGKNLQERIKKIGSLVEKHSPDVIFFQEVTPNINRMFRTFGWWDDYNCSDSSENAIEGDFCIVLSKFPIKAKRCVSSIARKLPGCELNVGIGRRLYVANGHLKRPNRPGMHCEIRKTQAKEAVKLLNCSRNAVFGGDMNWDEHRDGQFPLPKRWVDAWTRLKPNNNGWTYDTKSNKSLKGRKLLQKRLDRFVCKLRDFTLKDIKIIGNDAEPPSDHYGLLLTICYK
- the LOC109708656 gene encoding uncharacterized protein LOC109708656 isoform X2 produces the protein MGNSASSSQLPAGADGRRGVARSSKSEEENDAASSSVAVRAAVKVGTAVARAVLMVCGACSSANSLRSEHPIEDDRHRRDMLGTAGTIGVEEIFGGGRKDIAALTVAEDRFYQLGGEGRGIGGGYSRGSGGDDIGDTTEEDGIGGGVGGSSRDSGMTEWDGIEKEGGGIEKEGDGIENRGFFFSVKNYQKSAPRIITFMTYNVWKQEGKNLQERIKKIGSLVEKHSPDVIFFQLSKFPIKAKRCVSSIARKLPGCELNVGIGRRLYVANGHLKRPNRPGMHCEIRKTQAKEAVKLLNCSRNAVFGGDMNWDEHRDGQFPLPKRWVDAWTRLKPNNNGWTYDTKSNKSLKGRKLLQKRLDRFVCKLRDFTLKDIKIIGNDAEPPSDHYGLLLTICYK
- the LOC109708776 gene encoding GTP-binding protein At2g22870-like, which translates into the protein RILPRFFFFFSALPSPSPSSLFFLLPPTKPRLFSLLTTKSHVALSSPSLETLDSTPAPLEDDPLPIRIPFDKLFIPPEVDLPLGGAAAPASAAAAASGRVLKGSNIVLGPYAKDAQVVTAEFVKSSVRTEDCPADGLPEFALIGRSNVGKSSLLNSLVRRKRLTLTSKKPGKTQLINHFRINDSWYLVDLPGYGLRWPEADRAR